The DNA region TACTCATACGTCCACGGCTTGGGCGAGACGTCGAGCCGGTGGTGGACCACGATCTGGTTGGGCGTGGTCAGCGGCGTCAGGCGCGCCTGGTTGTAGGAGGCGACCGCCGGCCCGTCGTAGCTGAACGTCGTGGTGTGCACGATCCGGAACTGCATGCTCATCTCGATCAGACTCCTCAGACCGGCTGCCAGGCCAGTGCCTCGGCACCGGCGAAGTAGCGCTTGGTGACCGCCTCGGTGGCCTCGGCGCAGGTGACCTGGAGGCGCTCCATCTCGGCAGGCAGGTCCGCCAGCAGGTCGTGGAGCGAGCGATACTCCAGCGACGCCCGCATCCGGCCGATCAGCCGGTGAGCCTCGTCGGAGAAGCCGGCCCGCCGGGTCGTGCCCTCCAGCGTGTCCAGCGCTCCCTCGGCCCGCTGCAGCGCGTGCACCACCGAGCGCGGGAAGATCCGGTCCAGCAGCAGGAACTCGGCCGCCGCCTGCTCGGTCTCGACCCCCTTGTTGACCCGCAGGAACGCGTCGTACGCACCGCAGGCACGCAGCGTCGAGTTCCACTGCGACGCGCCGCCGGCCGAGGTCAGCGACGTGGTCGCGACCAGCCGCGAGGTCATGTCGGCACGCTCGACGTAGCGCCCGAGCATCAGGAACTGCCAGGACTCGTCACGCATCATCGTGGCGTCGGCGGTGCCGTTGATCTGGGCCACCCGGTCGCGCACCCAGCCGAAGATGAACGGCGCCCGCATGTGCTTGAACTGCCCGGCGGGGATGGCCCGGTAGGTGGTGTTCAGCGCCTCCCACAACGGCACCGAGAGCGTCTCCCGCGCGCCCCGGGCCGCCTCGCGGGCCGCCCCCAGCGCATAGGCCATCGAGGTCGGTGCGGTGGTGTCGTACGCCAGCATGTCCAGCGTCTGCGGCAGGCCGACCTTCTGGTCGGAGGAGATCTCGACACCCATCACCGCGAGCAGGGAGCGGCAGGCCGTCTCCTCGTCGGTGGCGGCGTCCTCGAGGATGTGCTGGGTCTGGACGTCGAGGATCCGTGCGGTGTCCTCGGCACGCTCCACATAGCGTCCGATCCAGAACATCGACTCGGCGATGCGACTCAGCATCACGCAACCCCCTGCGCTTGAGACTGACCCTGACTCTGACCCCGGTCGGTCGGCCGGGGCGACGTCGGTCCGGCGAGCACCCAGGTGTCCTTCGAGCCGCCGCCACGGGAGCTGTTCACGATCAGCTCGCCCTCGGCGAGCGCCACCCGAGTCAGGCCACCGGGAAGGACCCAGACCTTGTCGCCATCATTGACCGCGAACGGCCTCAGGTCCACATGCCGCGCCCCGAGATCTCCGTCGATGAAGGTCGGGACCGTGGAGA from Nocardioides luteus includes:
- a CDS encoding alpha-E domain-containing protein gives rise to the protein MLSRIAESMFWIGRYVERAEDTARILDVQTQHILEDAATDEETACRSLLAVMGVEISSDQKVGLPQTLDMLAYDTTAPTSMAYALGAAREAARGARETLSVPLWEALNTTYRAIPAGQFKHMRAPFIFGWVRDRVAQINGTADATMMRDESWQFLMLGRYVERADMTSRLVATTSLTSAGGASQWNSTLRACGAYDAFLRVNKGVETEQAAAEFLLLDRIFPRSVVHALQRAEGALDTLEGTTRRAGFSDEAHRLIGRMRASLEYRSLHDLLADLPAEMERLQVTCAEATEAVTKRYFAGAEALAWQPV